One Gloeothece verrucosa PCC 7822 DNA window includes the following coding sequences:
- a CDS encoding response regulator, which produces MNNIEFIRPEEVDLNNCDREAIHTPGFIQPHGVLLVLQETDFTILQASNNTEKFLGISVDQLIGKPLNILFSQRQIQRVKNHIFKQPYINLTSPILVKKIFHQNFNFNCYIHRNQPVIILELEPLTINRSLSIDFYDLIKQSILKIKQASTFQETTELIVKEIRQITGYDRVMIYRFEPDGTGVVIAEDKDEKVQESYLDLHYPASDIPKQARKLYYANWLRLIVDFNYQPVEIIPLNNPLTNLPTDLSFCFLRSISPIHVEYAKNMGVTASISISLIDDKKLWGLIVCHHYSPKYVDYKLRNYCEFLGQLMSLELVKRQEQEAEKHQEKIKLIQNQIKESIEEHKKLIHTVFKQNSLNILELVNAQGAAIYIQDEITLLGKTPSLEAVKDLINWFLSSTREEIFFTNSLSQVYPAAQQFKAQASGLLAISVFLQQTSYHIFCFRPELIYTVNWGGNPHKAVLVTDDGNLRLSPRRSFELWKETVSQKSLPWQQIEIDAAYQLRDTLLLAALEFSQTALQKAAERAEIANRAKSEFLSRVSHELRTPLNAILGYSQLMNRNTSLSPQQKEYIEIINRSGEHLLSLINDVLEMSKIEAGQQTLNENSFDLYALLDSIEKTFQLKASAKKLGLIFQRSQDVPQFVVTDESKLRQVLFNLLDNAIKFTQTGNVTLWVTTKEAPCLKIFFSVSDTGPGIAESELSVLFDPFVQTQAGLKSMQGTGLGLPISRQFIELMGGELTVNTQLGSGSTFSFDISVTLADRASIFVSNSHQRVIGLQGNQPHYRILIVEDVEDNRRLLFELLAQVGFEVRTADNGVEAISLWQQWHPHLILMDMLMPVMNGSQATRQIKATQEGEKTVIIAITANAFSDDQLAAIKVGCDDFITKPFREQILFEKIAQHLGVRYRYEEEQTINEVSESFDLSELKPNDLTVMSDKWLGKLHEAAMALDDVKILELIEEIPASQTILAKNLNDLVENFRLDIIFHLTSAARDSIQEKPRP; this is translated from the coding sequence ATGAATAATATAGAGTTTATAAGACCCGAAGAAGTTGATTTAAATAATTGTGATCGAGAAGCCATTCATACACCAGGCTTTATTCAGCCGCATGGGGTTCTATTGGTTTTACAAGAAACCGATTTTACCATTTTACAAGCCAGTAATAATACTGAAAAATTTTTAGGAATTTCGGTTGATCAATTAATCGGTAAACCTTTAAATATTTTATTTTCTCAACGCCAGATCCAGCGAGTTAAAAATCATATATTTAAGCAGCCATACATCAATTTAACTTCGCCAATTTTAGTTAAAAAAATCTTTCATCAAAACTTTAATTTTAACTGCTATATTCATCGAAACCAACCGGTCATCATTCTTGAATTAGAACCTTTAACTATTAACCGTTCTTTATCCATAGATTTTTATGATTTAATTAAACAATCTATTTTAAAAATAAAGCAAGCCTCAACATTTCAGGAAACCACCGAATTAATTGTTAAAGAAATTCGGCAAATCACCGGCTATGACCGAGTGATGATTTATCGGTTTGAACCCGATGGTACAGGCGTGGTTATCGCAGAAGACAAAGACGAAAAAGTCCAAGAATCTTATTTAGATTTACACTATCCAGCCTCAGATATTCCTAAACAAGCTAGAAAACTTTATTATGCAAATTGGTTACGCTTAATTGTAGATTTTAATTATCAACCTGTAGAAATTATCCCTTTGAATAATCCTTTAACTAACTTACCCACAGACTTAAGTTTTTGTTTTTTAAGAAGTATTTCTCCCATTCATGTAGAATATGCAAAAAACATGGGAGTTACAGCTAGTATCTCTATCTCTTTAATCGATGATAAAAAACTGTGGGGGCTAATTGTTTGTCATCATTACTCTCCTAAATATGTGGATTATAAACTAAGAAATTACTGTGAATTTTTGGGACAACTGATGTCTTTAGAGCTAGTGAAGCGGCAGGAGCAAGAAGCAGAAAAACATCAAGAAAAAATCAAATTGATCCAAAACCAAATTAAGGAAAGTATAGAAGAACACAAAAAATTAATTCATACGGTTTTTAAGCAAAACAGTCTAAACATTTTAGAATTAGTGAATGCTCAAGGGGCAGCCATTTATATTCAAGATGAAATCACCCTACTCGGTAAAACGCCTTCTCTAGAAGCTGTTAAAGACTTAATTAATTGGTTTTTAAGCTCTACTCGAGAAGAAATATTTTTTACCAATTCCTTATCTCAAGTCTATCCAGCCGCTCAACAATTTAAAGCACAAGCCAGTGGTTTATTAGCGATTTCTGTATTTCTTCAACAAACATCTTATCATATTTTCTGTTTTAGGCCCGAACTCATTTACACAGTTAATTGGGGAGGAAATCCTCATAAAGCCGTTCTGGTGACAGATGACGGAAATTTGCGTTTATCGCCCCGTCGTTCTTTTGAATTATGGAAAGAAACCGTTAGCCAAAAATCTTTACCTTGGCAACAAATAGAAATTGATGCGGCTTATCAATTACGGGATACATTACTATTAGCGGCTTTAGAATTTTCTCAAACTGCCCTACAAAAAGCCGCCGAACGTGCCGAAATCGCCAACCGAGCTAAAAGTGAATTTCTTTCCCGAGTGAGTCATGAATTACGGACTCCTCTTAATGCAATTCTAGGCTATAGTCAACTGATGAATCGCAATACCTCTTTGTCCCCACAACAAAAAGAATATATTGAGATTATTAACCGTAGTGGAGAACATTTACTCAGCCTCATTAATGATGTCTTAGAAATGTCTAAAATCGAGGCAGGACAGCAAACCCTCAATGAAAATAGTTTTGATTTATACGCCCTATTAGACTCTATAGAAAAAACCTTTCAACTGAAAGCTTCAGCTAAAAAATTAGGGCTAATCTTTCAACGTTCTCAGGATGTTCCTCAGTTCGTTGTTACAGACGAAAGTAAATTGCGCCAAGTCTTGTTTAATCTTTTAGATAATGCGATTAAATTTACTCAAACAGGTAATGTTACCCTCTGGGTAACCACTAAAGAAGCGCCTTGTCTAAAAATTTTCTTCTCTGTCTCTGATACGGGTCCGGGAATTGCTGAATCTGAATTGTCTGTTTTATTTGACCCCTTTGTCCAAACCCAAGCCGGTCTTAAGTCAATGCAGGGCACCGGTTTAGGGTTACCCATTAGCCGGCAATTTATCGAGTTGATGGGGGGAGAACTTACGGTTAATACTCAATTGGGTAGCGGCTCAACTTTTAGTTTTGATATTTCAGTGACTTTAGCGGATCGAGCTAGTATATTTGTATCAAATAGCCATCAGCGAGTGATTGGTTTACAAGGGAATCAGCCTCATTACCGTATTTTAATCGTGGAAGATGTCGAAGACAACCGGCGTTTGCTCTTTGAACTTTTAGCGCAAGTGGGTTTTGAGGTACGAACGGCCGATAATGGGGTTGAAGCGATTAGCTTGTGGCAACAATGGCACCCTCACCTCATTTTAATGGATATGTTGATGCCGGTGATGAATGGTTCTCAAGCGACTCGACAAATTAAAGCGACTCAGGAAGGCGAAAAAACTGTGATTATTGCCATTACGGCTAATGCTTTTTCTGATGATCAATTAGCCGCTATCAAGGTGGGTTGTGATGATTTTATCACTAAACCTTTTCGAGAACAAATCTTATTTGAAAAAATTGCTCAACATTTGGGAGTGCGCTACCGCTACGAAGAGGAACAGACCATTAATGAGGTTTCAGAATCTTTTGATTTATCGGAATTAAAGCCTAATGATTTAACCGTCATGTCGGACAAATGGCTCGGGAAACTCCATGAAGCGGCTATGGCTTTAGACGATGTAAAAATTCTCGAACTCATTGAAGAAATTCCCGCTAGTCAAACAATATTAGCGAAAAATTTAAACGATTTAGTTGAAAATTTTCGTCTGGATATCATTTTTCATTTAACCAGTGCGGCTAGGGATAGTATTCAGGAGAAACCTCGCCCATAA
- a CDS encoding vWA domain-containing protein, with the protein MVNAYRRPFWLYPLFQIPLIFLGLCLLMAVLFWLLGFGRPSVAVAIALDLSSSTYQSEFNAPGTTMAQEVQAVKDYVDKNLAILKQPNQIKILGFADQVKPLTVNFTTDSQQIKQQLENTLDVLKSNPEDLGGGTNIDLAISEGTDALAAISDRCRELLIVTDGQATINSETITQAKEKNVKINAVVIGPDSPDIQQATQDTGGVYLISNQASNLSPLFTEKLFKRFNNNLRWVLFWLALAWMSLMWTLTMLLDRWIFQGLLKMRMDVAGKLALGNAFFWTVLTPLILWNIYQLLNLAAPFLGQC; encoded by the coding sequence GTGGTAAACGCTTATCGTCGTCCCTTCTGGTTATATCCTTTGTTCCAAATACCCCTCATTTTTTTGGGGCTATGTTTGTTGATGGCTGTGCTGTTCTGGTTGCTGGGGTTTGGAAGACCATCTGTCGCTGTAGCGATCGCGCTGGATTTGAGTAGCAGCACTTATCAGAGCGAATTTAACGCCCCAGGCACCACTATGGCTCAAGAAGTCCAAGCCGTCAAAGATTATGTCGATAAAAATCTGGCTATTTTAAAACAACCTAATCAAATTAAGATTTTGGGTTTTGCTGATCAAGTAAAGCCGCTAACGGTCAATTTTACCACTGACAGTCAACAGATTAAACAGCAATTAGAGAATACTTTAGATGTTTTAAAATCTAATCCCGAAGATCTCGGTGGAGGGACTAATATAGATTTAGCTATTTCAGAGGGAACTGATGCTCTAGCCGCTATCTCAGATCGCTGTCGAGAATTATTAATTGTTACTGACGGGCAAGCAACCATTAATTCTGAAACTATTACACAAGCTAAAGAAAAAAATGTCAAAATTAATGCAGTGGTAATTGGTCCCGATTCTCCGGATATTCAACAAGCCACCCAAGATACGGGAGGGGTATATTTAATCAGCAATCAAGCCAGCAATTTAAGTCCACTTTTTACCGAAAAATTATTTAAGCGTTTTAATAATAATTTGCGGTGGGTGCTGTTTTGGTTAGCCTTAGCTTGGATGAGTTTGATGTGGACATTAACTATGCTTTTAGACCGTTGGATTTTCCAAGGTTTATTAAAAATGCGGATGGATGTAGCCGGAAAATTGGCTTTAGGAAATGCTTTTTTTTGGACGGTATTAACCCCCTTGATTTTATGGAATATTTATCAGTTATTAAATTTAGCCGCCCCCTTTTTAGGGCAATGTTAA
- a CDS encoding ABC transporter substrate-binding protein yields MPWTCDGVPKDGKSYPQAIPGGHTPYENNGPDCNICGLPQEAMNAAKGGGNSPTTIVSPNTQFGPKNKSQWLIPALIAGVLLLLGAGGYGLYNALLANKPDPQPTDTSTVTPSQNGNFISSNAQQSLLMSQGEKILLGQTPDKENGADAFKGQNWDGAISAYQQASTNDPNDPEAKIYLNNAQAQKAGNPLTIAVVVPINSDANSAKEVLRGVAKAQEDFNNNAKNANQSQLQVVIADDPGGLASKDLAQHLVNSPEVIGVIGHGIDPLSKSAIEQYETAGLAILSPRTTSVSDGPQPMLKTIPTAQKNNELLGSYLQAVGKTLSQYAAKSNPAPKSVIFYSSDSAYSQQLKDELVKALPAVQGKVVKDFDLKSPVDAASAISQAKAAGAKVAFIALNKAKLNDALAIAKANADAGYPLTLLGGDELYSPEILIQGGDTIKGIVLAVPWTFEPSDPFAIDAIKSWKGRVSWRTATAYDATKVLADAASKNSNRSGVSSALNQGVPLTGQNTDFKVFNEVPLVQAKPGSNGPPGSQYEFSPIQ; encoded by the coding sequence ATGCCTTGGACCTGTGACGGAGTGCCAAAGGATGGAAAAAGCTACCCCCAGGCAATACCCGGAGGCCATACCCCTTATGAAAATAATGGCCCTGACTGTAACATCTGTGGATTGCCCCAAGAAGCCATGAATGCGGCTAAAGGAGGAGGAAACTCTCCCACCACCATAGTCTCCCCAAACACACAATTTGGCCCCAAGAACAAATCTCAATGGTTAATTCCGGCCTTGATCGCTGGTGTCCTTTTACTCCTAGGGGCGGGAGGATATGGATTATACAACGCTTTATTGGCTAACAAACCTGACCCACAACCCACCGATACATCTACAGTTACCCCAAGCCAAAACGGCAACTTTATTAGTTCTAATGCCCAACAATCTTTACTGATGAGTCAAGGGGAAAAAATTCTCCTGGGGCAAACACCCGACAAAGAAAACGGAGCAGATGCCTTTAAAGGGCAAAATTGGGATGGGGCCATTAGTGCTTATCAACAAGCCTCAACTAATGATCCTAATGACCCAGAAGCTAAAATCTATCTCAACAATGCTCAAGCTCAAAAAGCCGGAAATCCTTTAACCATAGCCGTAGTGGTTCCCATTAACTCGGATGCGAATTCAGCTAAAGAAGTGCTTAGAGGTGTAGCCAAAGCTCAAGAAGATTTTAATAACAATGCTAAAAATGCTAATCAAAGTCAATTACAAGTGGTGATCGCCGATGATCCCGGCGGTTTAGCCTCTAAAGACCTCGCTCAACATTTGGTTAACTCCCCAGAAGTCATTGGAGTCATTGGTCACGGGATCGATCCTCTCAGTAAATCAGCCATCGAACAATATGAAACAGCAGGGTTAGCCATTCTTTCTCCTCGCACCACTAGCGTCAGCGATGGCCCTCAACCGATGTTAAAGACGATCCCGACGGCTCAAAAAAATAATGAGTTATTGGGAAGCTATCTACAAGCAGTAGGAAAAACTTTAAGTCAATATGCCGCTAAAAGTAATCCTGCCCCTAAATCGGTGATTTTTTACAGCAGTGATAGTGCTTATAGTCAACAACTTAAAGATGAGTTAGTGAAAGCTTTACCCGCAGTTCAAGGAAAAGTGGTTAAAGACTTTGATCTCAAAAGTCCGGTAGATGCCGCTTCAGCCATCAGTCAGGCCAAAGCAGCAGGCGCAAAAGTGGCCTTTATTGCTTTAAATAAAGCTAAACTCAATGATGCGCTCGCTATTGCCAAAGCTAATGCTGATGCCGGTTATCCCTTAACCTTATTAGGCGGAGATGAACTGTACAGTCCTGAAATTTTGATTCAAGGTGGAGATACCATCAAAGGCATTGTTTTAGCTGTCCCCTGGACTTTCGAACCGAGTGATCCTTTTGCCATCGATGCTATCAAAAGTTGGAAAGGACGGGTCAGTTGGCGCACCGCCACCGCTTATGATGCTACCAAGGTCCTTGCAGACGCAGCGAGTAAAAATTCTAATCGTTCTGGAGTATCCAGTGCCCTAAATCAAGGAGTTCCTTTAACCGGTCAAAATACTGACTTTAAAGTGTTTAATGAAGTGCCCTTAGTACAAGCTAAACCCGGTAGTAACGGACCCCCCGGCTCACAATATGAATTCTCGCCCATCCAATAA
- a CDS encoding FTR1 family iron permease produces the protein MDFSAALPTFFITLREGFEAALVVGIVLACLQKAHQNQLNRWVYQGIGGGVVASIMLGLLLGGILQGLNHYQSQYTPIIKEILEGIFGLIAIIMLTWMLLWMTKQAKSMKAEVEGAIQTALAQNQQAGKGIFLLVFIAVVREGFETVLFIIAKFEQGLLPTSLGAIAGLLSATALGILLFKWGIKINIRLFFQMMGILLVLIVGGLVISVLKHLDVAVAFVAQLNWQYAKWCFYGRESCLLGPQVWDGSEILPDRQFPGIILKALFGYRQTLYLGQVIAYMIFLLIIGGAYFQSIGLGNNNKEASVTKAN, from the coding sequence ATGGATTTTAGCGCAGCTTTACCGACTTTTTTCATTACTTTACGGGAAGGATTTGAAGCCGCTTTAGTTGTGGGTATCGTCCTAGCCTGCCTTCAAAAAGCCCATCAGAATCAGTTAAATCGCTGGGTTTATCAAGGAATTGGGGGCGGAGTGGTGGCCAGCATAATGTTAGGATTGCTTTTAGGAGGAATTCTTCAAGGGCTTAATCATTATCAAAGCCAATACACCCCCATCATTAAAGAAATTTTAGAAGGAATATTTGGCTTAATTGCCATAATCATGTTGACTTGGATGTTGCTGTGGATGACAAAGCAAGCTAAGTCCATGAAAGCTGAAGTAGAAGGAGCAATACAAACAGCATTAGCCCAAAATCAACAAGCCGGAAAAGGGATTTTTTTGCTGGTGTTTATTGCGGTTGTACGAGAAGGATTTGAAACAGTATTATTTATAATTGCTAAGTTTGAACAAGGTCTGCTGCCTACTAGCCTAGGAGCTATAGCTGGATTATTATCGGCAACAGCATTGGGAATATTGCTATTTAAATGGGGCATTAAAATTAATATTCGTCTGTTTTTCCAAATGATGGGAATTTTATTAGTATTAATAGTAGGCGGATTGGTGATTAGTGTCCTAAAACACCTAGATGTTGCCGTTGCTTTTGTCGCTCAGTTAAACTGGCAGTATGCTAAATGGTGTTTTTACGGTAGGGAATCTTGTCTATTAGGACCACAAGTGTGGGATGGCTCGGAAATTTTACCTGATCGCCAGTTTCCAGGCATAATCCTAAAAGCTCTGTTTGGCTACCGGCAAACTCTTTATTTAGGACAGGTGATCGCTTATATGATTTTTCTCCTAATAATCGGTGGTGCTTATTTTCAGAGTATAGGACTCGGTAACAATAATAAGGAAGCATCTGTCACTAAAGCTAATTAG
- a CDS encoding ferritin-like domain-containing protein, giving the protein MRDLDREKTIEVLNRIMEYELAGVVRYTHYSLMVTGPHRIPIVQFFQTQATESLTHTQQVGEILTGLEGHPSLKVAPIEESYEHNLHSILTESYNHEKQALELYKELLEVVKDASVYLEEFARGMIGQEEIHQLELKKMLRDFV; this is encoded by the coding sequence ATGAGAGACCTCGATCGAGAAAAAACCATTGAAGTGCTGAACAGAATTATGGAATATGAATTAGCGGGAGTAGTGCGCTACACTCATTACTCGCTGATGGTGACAGGACCTCATCGTATTCCTATTGTGCAGTTTTTTCAAACCCAGGCGACGGAATCCCTCACCCACACTCAACAAGTGGGAGAAATCTTAACCGGTTTAGAAGGACATCCCAGTTTGAAAGTGGCTCCTATTGAAGAAAGCTATGAACATAATCTCCATAGCATTTTGACAGAAAGCTATAATCACGAAAAACAAGCCCTAGAGCTATATAAAGAGCTATTGGAGGTGGTCAAAGATGCCAGTGTTTATCTAGAAGAATTTGCCCGAGGAATGATAGGACAAGAAGAAATCCATCAGCTAGAACTGAAAAAAATGTTAAGAGATTTTGTATAA
- a CDS encoding phycobilisome rod-core linker polypeptide: MAIPLLQYGPKSQNARVAGYEVGSEEQPKIYTTENILSPTDMDELIEAAYRQIFFHAFKWDREPFLESQVRNGQITVRDFIRGLLLSKTYRNSFYEKNSNYRFVEQCVQRVLGRDVYSEREKIAWSIVVATKGIKGFVDELLNSDEYLENYGYDTVPYQRRRILPGRTEGERPFNIKSPRYDGYYRGVLGFPQILWQNEIRRFIPQEQKPKAGDPSAFLGMARSINAQGTAVPRVSALNIDIEKSVPRRR, from the coding sequence TTGGCTATTCCTCTATTACAATACGGACCCAAATCTCAGAATGCACGGGTTGCCGGATATGAAGTTGGCTCAGAAGAGCAGCCTAAAATCTATACCACAGAAAATATCCTCTCTCCAACCGATATGGACGAGTTGATAGAAGCTGCTTATCGTCAAATCTTCTTCCACGCATTTAAGTGGGATCGTGAACCCTTTTTAGAATCTCAAGTACGTAACGGGCAGATTACGGTACGGGACTTCATCCGAGGACTGTTGCTGTCCAAAACATACAGAAACAGCTTTTATGAAAAGAACAGCAACTACCGTTTTGTTGAGCAGTGTGTACAACGGGTTCTAGGCCGTGACGTTTACAGTGAACGCGAAAAAATTGCTTGGTCAATTGTCGTAGCCACCAAAGGAATCAAAGGTTTTGTAGATGAACTCCTCAACTCTGATGAGTATCTAGAAAACTATGGTTATGATACCGTTCCCTATCAACGTCGTCGTATCCTACCCGGACGCACTGAGGGCGAACGTCCCTTTAATATCAAATCTCCCCGCTATGATGGTTACTATCGTGGCGTTTTGGGCTTCCCTCAAATCCTCTGGCAAAACGAAATTCGTCGTTTTATTCCCCAAGAACAAAAGCCCAAAGCCGGCGATCCTTCTGCATTCTTAGGAATGGCTCGTAGCATTAATGCTCAAGGTACTGCTGTGCCTCGGGTTTCGGCGTTGAATATCGATATTGAAAAATCTGTACCTCGCCGCCGTTAA
- a CDS encoding phycobiliprotein lyase, whose protein sequence is MDAMQFFQKSAGMWRSQRATHHLAFRRTETGDSKIYVEALAADHPKILEICQLHQVDPALAVGGAFVSWDGSMAWDKEDENHEGTTIFALIPEADNPKKGLLLRDRGYAETVPVAGQYHMDEEDGLVLVTEYETMTSIERFWFASPDVRMRTSTVNWFGGANKTTFCIEMRSQQGQEDNTELTLSTEAATPSCAISGW, encoded by the coding sequence GTGGATGCAATGCAATTTTTTCAAAAGAGTGCCGGAATGTGGCGATCACAACGGGCAACCCATCATCTAGCTTTCAGACGCACCGAAACCGGAGACTCTAAGATTTATGTAGAAGCCTTAGCCGCCGATCACCCAAAAATACTAGAAATTTGCCAACTGCATCAAGTAGATCCAGCTTTAGCGGTTGGGGGAGCCTTTGTCAGTTGGGATGGCTCAATGGCTTGGGACAAAGAAGACGAAAATCATGAAGGAACCACCATTTTTGCGCTAATTCCTGAAGCCGATAACCCCAAAAAAGGATTGCTGTTAAGAGATAGAGGCTATGCCGAAACCGTACCCGTAGCCGGACAATATCATATGGACGAAGAAGACGGGTTAGTTTTAGTCACCGAATATGAAACCATGACCTCTATTGAGCGCTTTTGGTTTGCCAGTCCTGATGTACGCATGAGAACTAGCACCGTCAATTGGTTTGGGGGGGCAAACAAAACCACATTCTGTATAGAAATGCGCTCCCAACAGGGACAAGAGGACAATACAGAGTTAACCCTATCCACTGAAGCGGCTACCCCTTCCTGTGCGATCAGTGGGTGGTAA
- a CDS encoding CU044_2847 family protein — translation MSKVKLYFQREQQLEELDVNLETLAEPSEIDENDIDEMGWEQITIDKTRQLIRDYTEYALSAFKNFPTANVKEVTLKFGIKIGGKAGIPFITEGTAEGNLEIEVKCELDK, via the coding sequence ATGTCAAAAGTAAAATTATATTTCCAAAGAGAGCAACAACTTGAAGAACTTGATGTTAACTTAGAAACCCTTGCCGAACCATCAGAAATAGATGAAAATGATATTGATGAAATGGGATGGGAGCAAATAACAATAGATAAAACTCGTCAACTGATTCGAGATTATACAGAATATGCTTTAAGTGCATTTAAAAACTTTCCCACAGCAAACGTCAAAGAAGTTACCCTAAAATTCGGAATTAAAATAGGAGGAAAAGCAGGCATTCCTTTTATTACCGAAGGAACCGCAGAAGGAAATTTAGAAATAGAAGTAAAATGTGAATTAGACAAATAG